One segment of Natronosalvus halobius DNA contains the following:
- a CDS encoding beta-CASP ribonuclease aCPSF1 gives MSTVEQQLDDLKAEITSELPNDISVSSVKYEGPELVVYTRDPKKFARQGDLVRKLASKLRKRITIRPDPDVLSPPDTARAKIMDVIPEEAGVTDLDFHADTGEVVIEAGKPGMVIGRHGSTLREITKQVGWTPEVVRTPPIESSTVSNVRNFLKQERSDRRDILERVGRQIHREEMSDDDWVRITTLGCCREVGRASFILSTPETRILIDCGDKPGAEGEVPYLHVPEALGAGAQTIDAVVLTHAHLDHSALLPLLFKYGYDGPVYCTEPSRDLMGLLQLDYLDVAAKEGRTPPYESEMVRETIKHTIPLEYGDVTDIAPDVKLTFHNAGHILGSAVSHFHIGDGLYNVAFSGDIHYKDTRLFNGATNDFPRVETLVLESTYGGRNDYQTDQADSEEKLKKVIRETAERGGKVLIPAFAVGRSQEIMLVIEEAMREGDIPSMPVHLDGMIWEATAIHTTYPEYLRDDLRNRIFHEDENPFLADEFNHIDRGEDERQEVADGDPCIILSTSGMVTGGPIMSWLSHIGPDPNSTLVFVGYQAQGTLGRRIQNGWDEIPTSEVGSVGRNGNGNGRGTLKLNMNVDTVDGFSGHADRAGLEDFVRTMNPRPEKVLCVHGDERSVQDLSSALYHEFNMRTFAPKNLETFRFL, from the coding sequence ATGAGTACTGTAGAGCAGCAACTCGACGATTTGAAAGCAGAGATCACGAGCGAGTTACCGAACGACATCTCGGTCTCCTCGGTGAAATACGAAGGCCCCGAACTGGTGGTCTACACGCGCGACCCGAAGAAGTTCGCCCGCCAGGGCGACCTCGTGCGAAAACTCGCGAGCAAGCTTCGCAAGCGCATCACGATCCGACCAGACCCGGACGTCCTCTCCCCGCCCGACACCGCTCGAGCGAAGATCATGGACGTGATCCCGGAGGAGGCGGGCGTGACGGACCTGGACTTCCACGCCGACACGGGCGAGGTGGTCATCGAAGCCGGCAAGCCCGGCATGGTGATCGGTCGCCACGGCTCGACGCTTCGGGAAATCACGAAACAGGTCGGCTGGACGCCCGAAGTCGTCCGCACGCCGCCGATCGAATCCTCGACCGTCTCGAACGTTCGCAACTTCCTCAAACAGGAACGAAGCGACCGCCGAGACATCTTAGAGCGCGTCGGTCGACAGATCCACCGCGAGGAGATGTCCGACGACGACTGGGTTCGCATCACGACCCTCGGGTGCTGTCGAGAGGTCGGACGCGCCTCGTTCATCCTCTCGACGCCCGAAACCCGGATTCTGATCGACTGCGGCGACAAACCCGGTGCCGAAGGCGAGGTGCCGTACCTCCACGTCCCCGAAGCGCTCGGCGCGGGCGCTCAGACGATCGACGCCGTAGTGCTCACTCACGCCCACCTCGACCACTCCGCACTGCTGCCGCTCCTGTTCAAGTACGGCTACGACGGCCCGGTCTACTGTACGGAACCGAGCCGCGACCTCATGGGACTGCTCCAGCTCGACTACCTCGATGTCGCCGCCAAAGAGGGACGAACGCCGCCCTACGAGAGCGAGATGGTTCGAGAGACGATCAAACACACCATCCCGCTCGAGTACGGCGACGTCACCGACATCGCCCCGGACGTCAAACTCACCTTCCACAACGCGGGCCACATTCTCGGCTCCGCCGTCTCGCACTTCCACATCGGCGATGGCCTCTACAACGTCGCGTTCTCCGGCGACATCCACTACAAGGACACGCGCCTGTTCAACGGCGCGACCAACGACTTCCCGCGCGTGGAGACGCTCGTCCTGGAGTCGACCTACGGCGGACGAAACGACTACCAGACCGACCAGGCCGACTCCGAGGAGAAACTCAAGAAGGTCATCAGGGAGACGGCCGAACGCGGCGGTAAGGTGCTCATCCCGGCGTTCGCCGTCGGCCGCTCCCAGGAGATCATGCTCGTCATCGAGGAGGCCATGCGCGAGGGCGACATTCCCTCGATGCCAGTCCACTTAGACGGGATGATCTGGGAGGCGACGGCGATCCACACCACCTATCCGGAGTACCTGCGCGACGACCTCCGGAATCGGATCTTCCACGAGGACGAGAACCCGTTCCTCGCCGACGAGTTCAATCACATCGACCGGGGTGAAGATGAGCGACAGGAGGTCGCCGACGGCGACCCCTGTATCATCCTCTCGACGTCCGGGATGGTCACGGGCGGCCCGATCATGTCCTGGCTCTCGCACATCGGTCCCGATCCGAACTCGACGCTCGTCTTCGTCGGCTACCAGGCCCAGGGAACGCTCGGCCGACGCATCCAGAACGGCTGGGACGAGATTCCGACGAGCGAGGTCGGGAGCGTGGGCCGGAACGGCAACGGCAACGGCCGCGGCACGCTCAAACTCAACATGAACGTCGACACCGTCGACGGCTTCTCCGGACACGCCGACCGCGCCGGCCTCGAGGACTTCGTCCGAACGATGAACCCCCGGCCAGAGAAGGTGCTCTGCGTCCACGGCGACGAACGCTCCGTCCAGGACCTCTCCTCGGCGCTCTACCACGAGTTCAACATGCGGACGTTCGCGCCGAAGAACCTCGAGACGTTCCGGTTCCTCTAA
- a CDS encoding VOC family protein, whose product MASIGNVTFACADPGALSEFWAEAVDYELQEPPPGLREAIEAEGGDRNAAAAAVDPAGHGPRLFFKKMPRSSPDHIPIHLDLAADDREAEVERLTALGATVVETKTETTGPYAETWTVMRDPEGNGFCVQSSP is encoded by the coding sequence ATGGCTTCGATTGGCAACGTAACGTTCGCATGCGCAGATCCCGGTGCTCTGTCTGAGTTCTGGGCAGAAGCAGTTGACTACGAACTGCAGGAACCCCCGCCAGGTCTTCGAGAGGCGATCGAGGCCGAAGGTGGTGATCGTAATGCGGCCGCTGCGGCTGTCGATCCGGCGGGTCACGGGCCCCGGCTTTTCTTCAAGAAAATGCCGCGCTCGTCACCGGACCACATTCCTATCCACCTCGATCTCGCCGCCGACGACCGCGAGGCTGAGGTCGAGCGGTTGACGGCGCTCGGGGCAACCGTCGTCGAGACGAAAACGGAGACGACCGGCCCCTACGCCGAAACTTGGACGGTCATGCGCGATCCCGAAGGAAACGGGTTTTGCGTACAGTCTTCGCCCTGA
- the nucS gene encoding endonuclease NucS has product MTTDSDPHSVTRPRSPVTSLASPSLATARDTVHRGLQDGALVTVFGRCTVDYEGRAASRLEAGDRHVMLKPDGAALVHTAEGQQPVNWQPPGCEHAVQVADDADALVLHSTRSTPAEELVVTVQDVLQVSTFAMSDPDSVAVVGTEADLRDRILEDPALLEPGFTPLATERETPAGAVDIYGEDDTGRTVVVELKRRRVGPDAVGQLRRYVDALSRDLHTEAELRGILVAPSVTDRARRLLEEHDLEFVALEPTAD; this is encoded by the coding sequence ATGACGACCGACAGCGACCCCCACTCCGTGACACGACCCCGTTCTCCCGTCACCAGCCTCGCGTCTCCCTCCCTCGCTACCGCTCGGGACACCGTCCATCGCGGCCTCCAGGACGGTGCGCTCGTGACCGTTTTCGGACGCTGTACGGTCGACTACGAGGGAAGGGCGGCCAGCCGACTCGAGGCTGGCGACCGTCACGTCATGCTCAAGCCCGACGGCGCCGCGCTGGTCCACACGGCGGAGGGACAGCAGCCGGTCAACTGGCAGCCGCCGGGGTGTGAGCACGCCGTCCAGGTCGCAGACGATGCGGACGCGCTCGTCCTCCACAGCACGCGCTCGACGCCCGCGGAAGAACTCGTCGTCACCGTCCAGGACGTCCTCCAGGTATCGACGTTCGCGATGTCCGACCCCGACTCGGTCGCCGTCGTCGGTACCGAGGCCGACCTCCGGGATCGTATTCTCGAGGACCCCGCTCTGCTCGAGCCCGGGTTCACACCGCTGGCGACCGAGCGCGAGACGCCCGCCGGGGCCGTGGACATCTACGGGGAGGACGACACGGGTCGTACGGTGGTCGTCGAACTCAAGCGGCGACGCGTCGGCCCGGACGCCGTCGGACAGCTTCGCCGGTACGTCGACGCCCTCTCTCGCGACCTCCACACCGAGGCCGAGTTACGGGGTATCCTCGTCGCGCCCTCGGTGACTGACCGGGCCAGGCGGCTCCTCGAGGAGCACGACCTCGAGTTCGTCGCGCTCGAGCCGACGGCGGACTGA
- a CDS encoding polymer-forming cytoskeletal protein, which produces MAFSSDPLDELVVPTGTEAEEHDLVTGGDVLVGGRSTVGFGVRGRNVLAGEGAKFGGSIEAEGDCRLDMWCEVADNVLVGEDAYLGERVHVGGELKVAGDLDIGDDVDIEEGFEANGWIVIRNPMPTIIFLFMYLKHLLLIGEEDAAQQLISEVVDDDAEPETEPLVIPRNATVSDDAWRVSTPARIGDDCRLHGNVRAETISVGTDGNVFGSLRARGDIAVGEGTRIHGDVTTRDGAVALGSDVRVLGDVSCSDLELGPGAEVDGSIRASGEITMRTTERDLE; this is translated from the coding sequence GTGGCGTTCAGTAGCGATCCGCTCGACGAACTCGTCGTGCCGACGGGGACGGAAGCCGAGGAGCACGACCTCGTAACCGGCGGCGACGTACTCGTCGGCGGCCGGTCGACGGTCGGGTTCGGCGTTCGCGGGCGAAACGTCCTCGCCGGCGAGGGCGCCAAGTTCGGTGGATCGATCGAGGCCGAGGGGGACTGTCGACTCGACATGTGGTGTGAGGTGGCCGACAACGTCCTCGTCGGTGAGGACGCCTACCTCGGCGAACGCGTCCACGTCGGCGGCGAACTCAAGGTCGCAGGGGACCTCGATATCGGCGACGACGTCGACATTGAGGAGGGATTCGAGGCTAACGGCTGGATCGTCATCCGCAACCCGATGCCGACGATCATCTTCCTGTTCATGTACCTCAAACACCTCCTCCTGATTGGCGAGGAAGACGCCGCCCAGCAGCTCATCTCCGAGGTCGTCGACGACGACGCCGAACCCGAGACGGAACCGCTCGTCATCCCGCGGAACGCGACCGTCAGCGACGACGCCTGGCGGGTCTCGACGCCGGCCAGGATCGGCGACGACTGCCGACTCCACGGGAACGTCCGCGCGGAAACGATTTCCGTTGGTACCGACGGCAACGTCTTCGGTAGCCTGCGCGCTCGAGGCGACATCGCGGTTGGCGAAGGAACCCGTATCCACGGCGACGTAACGACTCGAGACGGTGCCGTCGCGCTCGGCTCCGACGTTCGCGTGCTGGGCGACGTCTCCTGCTCGGACCTCGAACTCGGCCCCGGTGCGGAGGTCGACGGCTCGATCCGGGCCAGCGGCGAAATCACGATGAGGACGACGGAGCGCGATCTCGAGTAG
- a CDS encoding electron transfer flavoprotein subunit beta/FixA family protein, with protein MRSIVLTKGVPDFSEGAVSFDEDGHLERGKTPTVMNPNDYFALQAALQTKVRHGGHVTGMSMGPPSYASVLEEAMGSVYADDSILLSDRELAASDTWATAITLSAGVEKYQEEIADVDLVFAGFKTADGETGHTGPQTTWCLDWPIVTHVLALDIDPDEGMLRAKRLVEGDVDEIETVEAPLPCVVIADPEFEPTYRKAAHRLEHKRLRAETQERVVDHEEQLRTWNHQDLNLDPDYIGLDGSPTIVSSVDPIPKAPSEREATMVDPGDDDGMGQVVEELQPFATGD; from the coding sequence ATGCGATCGATAGTACTGACGAAGGGCGTCCCGGACTTCTCGGAGGGGGCCGTCTCCTTCGACGAGGACGGTCACTTAGAGCGGGGGAAGACGCCGACGGTGATGAACCCGAACGACTACTTCGCGCTCCAGGCCGCCCTGCAGACCAAGGTCCGCCACGGCGGACACGTTACGGGGATGAGTATGGGGCCACCGAGTTACGCGAGCGTCCTGGAGGAGGCGATGGGATCAGTCTACGCCGACGACAGCATCCTGCTCTCGGATCGCGAACTCGCGGCGTCGGACACCTGGGCGACCGCGATCACGCTCTCGGCGGGGGTCGAGAAGTACCAGGAGGAGATCGCGGACGTCGACCTGGTGTTCGCGGGTTTCAAGACGGCCGACGGGGAGACGGGCCACACCGGCCCGCAGACCACCTGGTGTCTCGACTGGCCGATCGTCACCCACGTCCTGGCGCTGGACATCGACCCCGACGAGGGAATGCTGCGAGCGAAGCGTCTCGTCGAGGGCGACGTCGACGAGATCGAGACGGTCGAGGCGCCCCTGCCGTGTGTCGTCATCGCCGATCCGGAGTTCGAACCGACCTACCGAAAGGCGGCTCACCGCCTCGAGCACAAGCGACTCCGCGCCGAGACCCAGGAGCGGGTGGTCGACCACGAGGAGCAACTGAGGACGTGGAACCACCAGGATCTCAACCTCGATCCGGACTACATCGGCCTGGACGGGTCGCCCACCATCGTCTCCTCGGTCGACCCGATACCGAAGGCCCCCTCCGAGCGGGAGGCCACGATGGTCGATCCGGGCGACGACGACGGGATGGGACAGGTTGTCGAGGAACTGCAGCCGTTTGCGACGGGTGACTGA
- a CDS encoding glycosyltransferase: MVSVSVVVPAKAEGSRLEATLDSLSAQRFDGDLEVIVVASGAETIAVAREHAVVDDVLCDESGSRSDETGDGPEKTAPGPARARNRGARRTTGDVLCFTDADTVVPATWVRDHRRHYRESAVVGVGGPLEPLELGLRHRVCFRLLSDWWYRVSWPLGFVQQPGPNCSVRRTAFERVGGFDESLPFLEDTDLSLRLRREGEVVYDRECAVKTSARRQERVGYGRLFLTYARGYLAYLLPGRSPPATYF; the protein is encoded by the coding sequence ATGGTCAGCGTCTCGGTCGTCGTGCCGGCGAAAGCCGAAGGATCCCGACTCGAGGCGACGCTCGACTCGCTGTCGGCCCAGCGTTTCGACGGCGACCTCGAGGTGATCGTCGTCGCGAGCGGGGCGGAGACGATTGCCGTCGCTCGCGAGCACGCCGTCGTCGACGACGTGCTTTGTGACGAGTCCGGGAGTCGATCCGACGAGACCGGAGATGGACCCGAGAAGACGGCCCCAGGGCCGGCCCGGGCACGAAACCGCGGCGCGAGACGAACGACCGGCGACGTGCTCTGTTTCACCGACGCCGACACCGTCGTTCCGGCGACGTGGGTGCGCGATCACCGCCGTCACTACCGAGAGTCCGCCGTGGTGGGCGTCGGCGGACCGCTCGAGCCGCTCGAGCTCGGCCTTCGCCACCGCGTCTGCTTTCGGCTCCTCTCGGACTGGTGGTATCGAGTGAGCTGGCCGCTTGGATTCGTACAGCAACCGGGGCCTAACTGTAGCGTGCGCCGGACGGCGTTCGAACGGGTGGGCGGCTTCGACGAATCGCTCCCGTTTCTCGAGGACACGGACCTCTCCCTGCGCCTCCGTCGAGAAGGCGAGGTGGTCTACGACCGGGAGTGTGCGGTCAAAACCTCCGCCCGCCGACAGGAGCGAGTGGGATACGGGCGCCTCTTTCTGACCTACGCTCGCGGTTATCTGGCGTATCTGCTACCGGGCCGGTCACCGCCGGCGACGTACTTCTAG
- a CDS encoding DUF5800 family protein has translation MTTLAFDDAGVDVVYEGTEFRLERALIEEAVGKPYPEVTDHEVLQMVAEQPNLQGEPRRIADII, from the coding sequence ATGACCACGCTCGCGTTCGACGATGCTGGCGTCGACGTCGTCTACGAAGGAACTGAGTTTCGCCTCGAACGCGCCCTCATCGAGGAAGCCGTCGGGAAACCCTACCCCGAGGTGACCGACCACGAGGTGCTGCAGATGGTGGCCGAACAGCCGAATCTCCAGGGCGAACCGCGGCGCATCGCCGACATCATTTGA
- a CDS encoding beta-ribofuranosylaminobenzene 5'-phosphate synthase family protein: MPSVTVSAGARLHFGFQNLSLARERLYGGIGVGLEEPRVTVTAEPADAVRVQDPLAEQYARRAVERLPVPGVYLALQERLPRHVGLGSGTQLALAVLAATARAYDLDPSIRDLAPALGRAGRSGIGVATFEDGGFVVDAGHPTGRFTTEPPAEGDWTVPPVVARHDLPDSWRFLVVVPDVEPGRCGEAEDASLRSVIEHADPGIADDIAGVLTRKLLPAAAEGRLEAFGEAISTIGHKNGAWYADVQGGVFRPPAGELVDALASSPVVTGVGQSSWGPTVYGVTDDRYADEAVAAARDALEGAGVEGRVLVSRAATEGATRER; encoded by the coding sequence ATGCCGAGCGTGACCGTCAGCGCGGGCGCCCGCCTGCACTTCGGCTTCCAGAACCTCTCGCTGGCCCGAGAACGCCTCTACGGCGGCATCGGAGTCGGCCTCGAGGAGCCGCGCGTGACGGTCACCGCCGAACCCGCGGACGCCGTCCGCGTCCAGGACCCGCTCGCCGAGCAGTACGCCCGGCGAGCAGTCGAGCGGTTACCCGTTCCCGGAGTTTACCTCGCCCTCCAGGAGCGACTCCCGCGCCACGTCGGGCTGGGGAGCGGGACGCAACTCGCCCTCGCCGTCCTGGCAGCGACGGCGAGGGCCTACGACCTCGACCCCTCAATTCGCGACCTGGCGCCGGCGCTCGGACGGGCCGGCCGGAGCGGGATCGGCGTCGCGACGTTCGAGGACGGCGGGTTCGTCGTCGACGCGGGCCACCCGACGGGCCGGTTCACCACCGAGCCGCCGGCCGAGGGCGACTGGACGGTCCCGCCCGTCGTCGCCAGACACGACCTTCCCGACTCCTGGCGGTTTCTGGTCGTCGTCCCGGACGTCGAACCCGGCCGTTGCGGCGAGGCCGAGGACGCCAGCCTCCGGTCAGTCATCGAACACGCCGACCCGGGAATCGCCGACGACATCGCCGGCGTCCTCACGCGAAAATTGCTCCCGGCGGCCGCGGAAGGCCGACTCGAGGCCTTCGGCGAGGCGATATCGACCATCGGTCACAAGAACGGTGCCTGGTACGCCGACGTCCAGGGCGGCGTCTTTCGCCCGCCTGCAGGCGAACTCGTCGACGCGCTGGCCTCGAGCCCAGTCGTCACCGGCGTCGGGCAATCGTCCTGGGGGCCGACCGTCTACGGCGTCACCGACGACCGATACGCCGACGAGGCCGTCGCTGCGGCGAGGGACGCACTCGAGGGAGCAGGCGTCGAGGGACGAGTCCTCGTCTCGCGGGCGGCGACCGAAGGCGCGACTCGAGAGCGATAA